The following are from one region of the Angustibacter sp. Root456 genome:
- a CDS encoding DUF3017 domain-containing protein: MTTPRLLGPWLLLLVGVAAAVVAVVSGHLRAGGYLLAGALGVTAVVRAVLPTSAVGAVAVRSKAVDVLLLAGAAGAAAVLAATVKLTV, from the coding sequence GTGACGACGCCGCGGCTCCTGGGCCCCTGGCTGTTGCTGCTCGTCGGCGTGGCCGCCGCGGTCGTGGCCGTCGTGTCGGGCCACCTGCGCGCCGGCGGCTACCTGCTGGCCGGTGCGCTCGGCGTCACCGCGGTCGTGCGGGCGGTGCTTCCCACCAGCGCCGTCGGCGCGGTGGCGGTGCGCTCCAAGGCGGTTGACGTCCTGCTGCTCGCCGGTGCGGCCGGCGCGGCCGCCGTGCTGGCCGCCACGGTCAAGCTCACGGTCTGA